A window from Halomicrobium urmianum encodes these proteins:
- a CDS encoding V-type ATP synthase subunit F, protein MSQEIGVIGSPDFTTGFRLAGVRKFADVPDAEKDERLDEAVSEMLEDDDVGIVVMHDDDLDHLSRGVREDVETSVEPVLVTLGGGTGSGGLRDQIKRAIGIDLMEED, encoded by the coding sequence ATGAGCCAGGAAATCGGCGTCATCGGCAGTCCGGACTTCACGACGGGCTTTCGGCTGGCAGGCGTCCGGAAGTTCGCAGACGTTCCCGACGCCGAGAAGGACGAACGCCTGGACGAGGCCGTCTCGGAGATGCTCGAGGACGACGACGTCGGCATCGTCGTGATGCACGACGACGACCTCGACCACCTCTCCCGCGGCGTCCGCGAGGACGTCGAGACGAGCGTCGAACCGGTGCTGGTGACGCTCGGTGGCGGGACCGGCAGCGGCGGACTGCGCGACCAGATCAAGCGAGCGATCGGCATCGACCTGATGGAAGAAGACTAA
- a CDS encoding V-type ATP synthase subunit C gives MTARADRKAAGASNYEYVNARVRSRRAALFDDDDYRKLVRMGPGEIARFMEESTYGREMNALGSRYSGVDLVEYALNRNLARNFEDLLDWSEGQLYDYVARYLRKFDVWNVKTVVRGIYSGADSQEIEDDLVRAGEFDENVLDRLLAADSIEEVVEVLDGTVFDGVLDDAYDDYEETGVLIPLENAVDRAYYENLLAGLPDNPEIDSPVGLYVSFLEAEVDFRNLRNAVRIARSGADSLDPADYYIEGGRLFSESDLTGLAADTDQLAARVRESRYADDLDAALDVLEAADSLIEFESALDAALVEYADQLSNRYPLSVCPVFSYVLAKEREVDNVRAIARGREAGLDPDEIEQELVIL, from the coding sequence ATGACCGCGCGAGCCGACCGCAAGGCCGCGGGCGCCAGCAACTACGAGTACGTGAACGCCCGCGTTCGCTCCCGGCGGGCGGCGCTGTTCGACGACGACGACTACCGGAAGCTGGTCCGCATGGGGCCGGGCGAGATCGCCCGCTTCATGGAGGAGTCGACCTACGGCCGGGAGATGAACGCGCTGGGATCGCGCTACAGCGGGGTCGACCTCGTCGAGTACGCGCTCAACCGGAACCTCGCGCGGAACTTCGAGGACCTGCTGGACTGGTCGGAGGGTCAGCTGTACGATTACGTCGCCCGGTACCTCCGGAAGTTCGACGTCTGGAACGTCAAGACCGTCGTCCGGGGGATCTACTCGGGGGCCGACAGCCAGGAGATCGAGGACGACCTCGTCCGCGCCGGCGAGTTCGACGAGAACGTCCTCGACCGCCTGCTGGCGGCCGACTCCATCGAGGAGGTCGTCGAGGTCCTCGACGGGACCGTCTTCGACGGCGTGCTCGACGACGCCTACGACGACTACGAGGAGACCGGCGTCCTGATTCCCCTGGAGAACGCGGTCGACCGCGCCTACTACGAGAACCTGCTCGCGGGCCTGCCGGACAACCCCGAGATCGACAGCCCGGTCGGGCTGTACGTCTCGTTCCTCGAGGCCGAGGTCGACTTCCGGAACCTCCGGAACGCCGTCCGGATCGCCCGGAGCGGCGCCGACAGCCTCGATCCGGCCGACTACTACATCGAGGGCGGTCGCCTTTTCAGTGAGAGCGACCTGACCGGTCTGGCTGCCGACACCGATCAACTCGCGGCGCGCGTCCGCGAGAGCCGCTACGCCGACGACCTCGACGCGGCGCTGGACGTCCTCGAGGCGGCCGACAGCCTCATCGAGTTCGAGAGCGCGCTGGACGCCGCGCTGGTGGAATACGCGGACCAGCTGTCGAACCGCTACCCGCTGTCGGTCTGTCCGGTGTTCTCGTACGTCCTCGCCAAGGAGCGCGAGGTCGACAACGTCAGGGCAATCGCCCGCGGCCGCGAGGCCGGGCTGGACCCGGACGAGATAGAACAGGAGCTGGTGATACTATGA